In Lysinibacillus sp. FSL M8-0337, the following proteins share a genomic window:
- a CDS encoding sugar-binding domain-containing protein, whose protein sequence is MLTVPEAQRRLLPEMNPLLQSRYRILQSIQLMQPIGRRTLAESLKMTEREIRKETDILREQGLLDSQKSGMVCTSDGELVIEQLRVLVYEWSGLTQLGKALEQQLGLQHVLVVPGDYNDDETVLTLLGKEAAQQFLSTIANEQVVAVTGGKSVASLAQFLQPVDHQQNITFVAARGGIGHEMHMQANTLVATFAMQMDAQHRTLFLPEHLSEQAYQAMLTEPMVTEIMAYYDRADCVIHGIGSAEEMAIRRNTSAEDLRILEEKGAVSEAFGYYFNAEGQIVHRIRTIGIQLEQVEKCKHIIAVAAGKQKVNAMLSYFKVAPKQTILITDEAAAKAIAERLL, encoded by the coding sequence ATGTTAACTGTACCTGAGGCACAGCGAAGACTACTTCCGGAAATGAATCCGCTTCTACAATCGAGATATCGTATTCTACAATCGATACAGCTGATGCAACCAATTGGCAGACGAACGCTTGCAGAGTCACTAAAAATGACAGAACGTGAAATCCGTAAAGAAACAGATATTTTACGTGAGCAAGGGTTATTAGATTCCCAAAAGTCGGGTATGGTATGTACGAGTGATGGTGAATTAGTGATTGAACAGTTAAGAGTATTAGTGTATGAATGGTCGGGCCTTACTCAACTAGGCAAAGCTCTCGAACAACAATTAGGGTTGCAACATGTGCTAGTCGTACCAGGTGATTACAACGATGACGAAACCGTTTTAACATTGCTAGGAAAAGAAGCGGCACAGCAATTTCTTTCGACTATTGCCAATGAGCAAGTAGTGGCTGTTACTGGAGGGAAATCAGTTGCCTCCTTAGCGCAGTTTTTACAACCAGTCGATCATCAGCAAAACATTACATTTGTTGCTGCTCGTGGTGGTATCGGTCATGAAATGCACATGCAGGCCAATACACTGGTTGCTACGTTCGCTATGCAAATGGATGCCCAGCATCGTACATTATTTTTACCAGAGCATTTAAGTGAACAGGCTTATCAAGCGATGTTAACAGAGCCTATGGTAACAGAAATAATGGCTTACTATGACCGTGCTGACTGCGTTATTCATGGTATCGGCTCTGCTGAAGAAATGGCGATCCGTCGTAATACATCTGCCGAAGATTTACGTATTCTCGAAGAAAAAGGTGCTGTTAGTGAAGCATTCGGCTATTATTTTAATGCCGAAGGACAAATTGTGCATCGTATTCGCACGATTGGTATTCAACTTGAACAAGTTGAAAAATGTAAGCATATTATTGCGGTGGCAGCAGGCAAACAAAAAGTGAATGCCATGCTATCTTATTTTAAGGTAGCACCGAAGCAGACGATACTTATAACAGATGAAGCTGCAGCAAAGGCAATCGCTGAACGTTTACTGTAA
- a CDS encoding glutaredoxin family protein produces the protein MDVKFFSRSHCELCVEGLRTLKLVQEELGFTIDMIDIETDEAIHEKYMLMIPVVEKDGEVIQYGNLDYVTLMERL, from the coding sequence ATGGACGTGAAATTTTTTAGTCGTTCCCATTGTGAGCTTTGTGTGGAAGGATTACGCACATTAAAGCTTGTTCAAGAAGAGTTAGGTTTTACCATTGATATGATCGATATTGAAACCGATGAAGCGATACATGAAAAATATATGCTGATGATACCAGTAGTGGAAAAGGATGGAGAAGTTATACAGTATGGCAATTTAGATTATGTAACATTAATGGAACGTTTGTGA
- a CDS encoding S9 family peptidase, which translates to MKKRFLSASLAVILTASVVYPVSIQEVRAANETSNVIVAQEERLTAKEFLELAVTSLTFQHGSEAMRQEIMDKWVKEGELQNLSTAIKRDEVARILVRALDKEEKEASLADYLEKANKLGLFKGISENSETISKQDATKIFSTFKTIKNGTNNEGVKEISVEDFMKNPGNFGYQLSPDGNYITFASAWESRSNVFVKKMNDDSEPVRVSSSKDRDISGFFWKDDTLLYAKDKGGDENFHIYSSSFNGKEEKDLTPYPGVTVGVLSNLQGVKDEILIMMNKEDAKVFDVYKLNVKTGETKHVAKNPGNVSNWVADRDGNIRIAVVSDGVEGTILYRETEKDEFKPFIEMAAGDEVNPLAFSKDNKYIYATSNKGRDKVQAVKYDLEGKEEVIMSNDEVDVAGVLYNSEKDKILYGAYMTDKAHYQFFDEDFEKLFRKIQNKLGVEESELGINDYNKEMTKFIVSVSSDTVYGKYYYYDSTTNEMTELATLSPWLKSEELAEMHPISYKSRDGLTINGYLTLPKNKEAKDLPLIVNPHGGPWARDMWGFNPEVQLLANRGYAVLQVNFRSSTGYGKEFLQAGNKQWGLKIQDDITDGVQWAIDQGIADPERIGIYGASFGGYATLAGITKTPDLYAAAVDYVGVSNIFTLLDTIPPYWETMRNMFYERVGHPETDKELLTEASPVFHVDKIKTPLFVAQGANDPRVNQAESDQIVEALRARGVEVEYMLKENEGHGFQNEENRIEFYNAMVKFFDSHLKK; encoded by the coding sequence TTGAAAAAAAGATTTTTGTCAGCATCTTTAGCGGTCATTTTAACAGCTTCTGTTGTCTATCCTGTTTCCATTCAGGAAGTACGAGCTGCAAATGAAACGAGCAATGTGATTGTTGCACAAGAGGAGCGCCTAACAGCAAAAGAATTTCTTGAATTGGCTGTGACTTCTTTAACATTCCAACATGGGTCAGAGGCAATGCGTCAAGAAATCATGGATAAGTGGGTTAAAGAGGGAGAATTACAAAATTTAAGTACGGCCATTAAACGTGATGAAGTTGCTCGAATTTTAGTAAGAGCTCTTGATAAAGAGGAAAAAGAAGCATCATTAGCAGATTATTTGGAAAAAGCGAATAAGCTAGGCTTATTTAAAGGTATCTCTGAAAATAGTGAAACCATTTCAAAACAAGATGCTACTAAAATCTTTTCAACTTTTAAGACGATCAAAAACGGAACGAATAACGAAGGGGTAAAAGAAATTTCTGTAGAGGATTTTATGAAAAATCCAGGAAACTTCGGTTACCAATTGTCGCCAGATGGTAATTACATTACATTTGCTTCAGCATGGGAATCTCGTTCGAATGTATTTGTAAAGAAAATGAATGACGATAGTGAACCTGTTCGTGTATCAAGTTCAAAAGATCGTGATATTTCAGGATTCTTCTGGAAAGACGATACATTGCTTTATGCCAAAGATAAAGGCGGCGATGAGAACTTCCATATCTATTCATCTTCATTTAATGGGAAAGAAGAAAAAGATTTAACACCTTATCCTGGGGTAACTGTAGGCGTATTAAGTAATTTACAAGGTGTTAAAGATGAAATATTAATTATGATGAATAAAGAAGATGCGAAAGTTTTCGATGTGTACAAGCTTAATGTCAAAACAGGCGAAACAAAACATGTTGCAAAAAATCCTGGGAACGTATCGAATTGGGTAGCGGACCGTGATGGCAATATTCGTATCGCTGTCGTTTCAGATGGTGTAGAAGGTACAATTTTATACCGAGAAACAGAAAAAGATGAATTCAAACCATTTATTGAAATGGCGGCAGGAGATGAAGTAAATCCACTTGCCTTCTCTAAAGATAATAAATATATTTACGCAACTTCAAATAAAGGTCGAGATAAAGTACAAGCAGTGAAATACGATCTTGAAGGTAAAGAAGAAGTGATTATGTCGAACGATGAAGTAGACGTTGCAGGCGTATTATATAATAGTGAAAAAGATAAAATTTTATACGGTGCTTATATGACTGATAAAGCACATTACCAATTCTTTGATGAAGATTTTGAGAAACTATTCCGCAAAATTCAAAACAAACTAGGTGTTGAAGAAAGCGAACTAGGTATCAATGACTACAATAAAGAAATGACTAAGTTTATCGTCAGCGTGTCAAGTGACACTGTGTACGGCAAATATTATTACTATGACTCAACAACAAATGAAATGACAGAACTAGCAACATTAAGTCCTTGGTTAAAGTCAGAAGAACTTGCTGAAATGCATCCAATTTCGTATAAGAGCCGAGATGGACTGACAATTAACGGTTATTTAACATTACCGAAAAACAAAGAAGCAAAAGACTTACCACTTATCGTGAATCCACACGGCGGTCCATGGGCACGTGATATGTGGGGCTTTAACCCAGAAGTACAGCTTCTTGCAAACCGAGGATATGCTGTGCTGCAAGTGAATTTCCGTTCTTCAACTGGATACGGAAAAGAATTTTTACAAGCTGGTAATAAGCAATGGGGTCTAAAAATTCAAGATGATATTACAGATGGCGTGCAATGGGCAATCGATCAAGGCATCGCGGACCCTGAGCGCATCGGTATTTATGGTGCATCATTCGGTGGTTATGCTACATTAGCTGGTATTACGAAGACACCTGATTTATATGCTGCGGCAGTTGACTATGTTGGTGTATCAAATATCTTCACATTGCTTGATACAATCCCACCTTATTGGGAAACAATGCGTAACATGTTCTATGAGCGTGTAGGGCATCCAGAGACAGACAAAGAGCTATTAACAGAAGCTTCTCCTGTCTTCCATGTTGATAAAATTAAAACACCATTATTTGTTGCGCAAGGTGCAAACGATCCACGAGTTAATCAGGCAGAATCTGATCAAATCGTAGAAGCATTGCGTGCTAGAGGTGTGGAAGTAGAGTACATGCTTAAAGAAAATGAAGGGCATGGCTTCCAAAACGAAGAAAACCGCATTGAATTCTATAATGCAATGGTTAAATTCTTCGACAGCCATTTAAAAAAATAA
- a CDS encoding TPM domain-containing protein, which yields MKRLTVILACFIFLVTVNNAYAQFPTPMKNTYIHDFANVLSTPVKEELNSYSEQLDKGTGAEIMIVTVDSIHGQEAKMYATQLIRAWGIGDAQKNNGVLLLATFGQGQGKNDVVIAVGQGLEGALPDGKLGRILDSAFYPSASNGEIDQAFQATYTALYQTVAQEYHWEGQMPTQTVEDESMPTWMFVLIVILVLVVIIFSNGGGGPRSRGRGRGGYPGGFGGGFGRGGSGSGGFGGFGGGSSAGGGASRKW from the coding sequence ATGAAGCGTTTGACCGTAATACTTGCTTGTTTCATATTTCTTGTAACAGTCAACAATGCATATGCTCAATTCCCAACACCGATGAAAAATACGTACATTCATGATTTTGCCAATGTACTATCAACGCCTGTAAAGGAAGAACTCAATTCTTATTCAGAGCAGTTAGATAAAGGCACTGGTGCTGAAATTATGATTGTAACGGTGGATAGTATTCATGGGCAAGAGGCTAAAATGTATGCCACCCAATTGATTCGTGCTTGGGGCATTGGTGATGCACAGAAAAACAACGGCGTTTTGCTATTGGCTACATTTGGGCAAGGGCAAGGAAAAAATGATGTGGTGATCGCGGTGGGCCAAGGTCTTGAGGGAGCGTTACCAGATGGGAAATTAGGACGGATATTGGATTCTGCTTTTTATCCTTCTGCAAGTAATGGTGAAATTGACCAAGCATTTCAAGCGACGTATACAGCATTGTATCAAACTGTAGCACAAGAATATCATTGGGAAGGTCAAATGCCAACTCAAACAGTAGAGGATGAATCGATGCCCACTTGGATGTTTGTACTAATCGTGATTCTCGTCCTCGTCGTCATTATCTTCTCCAATGGAGGAGGCGGACCACGTTCAAGAGGACGGGGAAGAGGAGGGTATCCAGGTGGTTTTGGTGGTGGTTTTGGCAGAGGCGGCTCCGGTAGCGGAGGATTTGGCGGCTTTGGCGGTGGATCATCTGCTGGTGGCGGCGCTAGCCGAAAATGGTGA
- a CDS encoding LemA family protein, producing the protein MKKVLGPVAIIIIILGVCALLFIPKYNSLVTAEENVDSKWAQVENQLQRRYDLIPNLVESVKGYAKHEQEVIASITEARAQLGNAQTPEQQAMANDALNGALSRLLVVVENYPNLKADANFRQLMDELAGTENRLAVAREDYNNEVQGFNKIVKRFPGNIVASMFGFEQKEYFKAAAGAEKAPAVDFSDSGKQ; encoded by the coding sequence TTGAAAAAAGTACTTGGACCTGTCGCAATAATTATCATTATTTTAGGTGTATGCGCTTTATTATTTATTCCAAAATATAATAGCCTTGTGACGGCAGAGGAAAATGTGGATTCAAAATGGGCTCAAGTCGAAAATCAGCTACAACGCCGCTATGATCTAATTCCGAATTTAGTGGAATCGGTCAAAGGATACGCAAAACATGAGCAAGAAGTCATTGCCAGCATAACAGAGGCACGTGCGCAGTTAGGTAATGCACAAACACCAGAGCAACAAGCAATGGCCAATGATGCGTTAAATGGTGCGCTTAGTCGATTGCTGGTAGTGGTAGAAAATTATCCGAATTTAAAAGCAGATGCGAATTTCCGCCAATTAATGGATGAGCTTGCAGGCACGGAAAATCGTTTAGCAGTAGCACGAGAAGATTACAATAATGAAGTGCAAGGCTTTAATAAAATAGTAAAACGCTTCCCAGGTAATATAGTAGCAAGTATGTTTGGCTTCGAGCAAAAGGAATACTTTAAGGCAGCAGCTGGGGCTGAAAAAGCGCCGGCAGTAGATTTTAGTGATTCAGGTAAACAATAA
- a CDS encoding spore coat protein, whose product MSQSFYNESNDVTSSNQQQSLNHGGHEVMDMHEAIGEIIACLNQSMLLRPQVKDPELLSILDNQYNFTLGMYNTIVESFKTGHDPSVPTGRYEMQTGNNFQYGITPSQPKKPMQNVSEINDEIISGFLLGAHKGSAKCLTAAATETTNPVVRRVVADSIPNCIEMAYELSIYQNKHGYYQVPQYSQQDMRAMLDSFATTTNPLH is encoded by the coding sequence TTGTCACAATCTTTTTATAATGAATCAAATGATGTAACATCATCAAACCAACAACAAAGCCTAAATCACGGTGGACATGAAGTAATGGACATGCATGAAGCAATTGGCGAAATTATTGCATGTCTGAATCAATCCATGCTTTTACGTCCGCAAGTAAAAGATCCAGAATTACTTAGCATTTTGGACAATCAATATAATTTCACACTCGGTATGTACAATACGATTGTGGAGTCATTTAAAACAGGGCATGATCCATCTGTGCCAACAGGTCGTTATGAAATGCAAACAGGAAACAACTTCCAATACGGCATTACACCTTCACAGCCGAAAAAGCCAATGCAAAATGTAAGTGAAATCAATGATGAAATCATTTCTGGCTTCTTGCTTGGTGCACATAAAGGGTCTGCTAAATGTTTAACGGCAGCAGCGACAGAAACAACAAATCCAGTTGTGCGTCGTGTTGTTGCAGATAGTATTCCCAACTGTATCGAAATGGCATACGAACTTTCTATTTACCAAAATAAGCATGGCTATTATCAAGTGCCGCAATACTCGCAACAAGATATGCGTGCAATGCTTGATTCGTTCGCTACTACTACAAATCCCCTCCATTAA
- a CDS encoding amino acid ABC transporter ATP-binding protein, whose amino-acid sequence MIKIENLHKYFGKLEVLKGIDYEIQEKQVVCVIGPSGSGKSTFLRCINMLEEVTDGAIYIEDIKINAPKTNINAIRAEVGMVFQQFNLFPHMNVIDNVTMAPMQIRKMSRADAEQLGHELLKKVGLDSKAYSYPEQLSGGQQQRVAIARALAMKPKAILFDEPTSALDPEMVKEVLDVMKNLASEGMTMIVVTHEMGFAREVGDRVVFMDGGFIVEEGTPEEIFGNPQNERTKAFLGKVL is encoded by the coding sequence ATGATTAAAATTGAAAACCTACACAAATACTTTGGGAAGCTAGAAGTATTGAAGGGTATTGATTACGAAATACAAGAAAAGCAAGTGGTTTGTGTCATTGGTCCTTCAGGGTCAGGGAAAAGTACTTTTTTACGTTGCATCAATATGCTCGAAGAAGTAACGGACGGTGCCATTTATATAGAAGATATCAAGATAAATGCACCAAAAACAAATATTAATGCCATCCGAGCAGAAGTCGGGATGGTGTTCCAACAATTTAATTTGTTCCCTCATATGAATGTCATTGATAATGTTACAATGGCGCCAATGCAAATTCGTAAAATGAGTCGTGCGGATGCAGAGCAATTAGGTCATGAGCTTTTGAAAAAGGTCGGTCTTGATAGCAAAGCTTATAGCTATCCAGAACAGCTTTCAGGTGGACAACAACAACGAGTAGCGATTGCTAGAGCGTTAGCGATGAAACCAAAGGCTATATTATTCGATGAACCAACTTCTGCACTTGACCCAGAAATGGTGAAAGAAGTATTAGATGTTATGAAAAATCTAGCATCTGAAGGGATGACAATGATTGTAGTCACACATGAAATGGGCTTTGCGCGAGAAGTGGGCGATCGTGTTGTGTTCATGGATGGTGGTTTTATTGTAGAGGAAGGTACGCCAGAAGAGATTTTTGGTAATCCACAAAATGAGCGAACAAAAGCCTTTTTAGGGAAAGTTCTTTAA
- a CDS encoding amino acid ABC transporter permease produces MDIFDLQWDIVWNYRDMFIRGIGITIILTLSGYFGGIILGLLLGLGKLSQNKLIYWPSKLYVDLFRGTPMLVQILLIHLAVIPTIFGHSLGYMVSGITALVLNCAAYNAEIFRAGIQSIDKGQMEAARSLGLTHNQAMKKVILPQAFRRMIPPLGNEFIALLKDSSLVTVIAAPDILYASKVVAGASFRFWEPYIVAALLYLVLTYVVTKVVAFIEKRFSNSYVPRKAEGREAR; encoded by the coding sequence ATGGACATCTTTGATTTACAATGGGACATAGTTTGGAACTACCGTGATATGTTTATACGTGGTATAGGTATAACAATCATTTTAACACTCAGCGGTTATTTTGGTGGTATTATTTTAGGCTTACTATTAGGTTTAGGAAAACTATCGCAAAATAAATTAATTTACTGGCCATCTAAACTATATGTGGATTTATTCCGTGGAACACCAATGCTTGTGCAAATTTTACTAATTCATTTAGCGGTTATTCCAACAATTTTTGGTCATTCATTAGGTTATATGGTTTCTGGTATTACAGCACTTGTATTAAACTGTGCTGCTTATAATGCAGAAATTTTTCGTGCGGGTATTCAGAGCATTGATAAAGGGCAAATGGAAGCAGCACGTTCACTTGGCTTAACACACAATCAAGCGATGAAAAAAGTAATTTTACCACAAGCTTTTAGACGTATGATTCCACCACTTGGTAACGAATTTATTGCGTTACTAAAAGATTCTTCTCTAGTAACGGTTATTGCAGCACCAGATATTTTATATGCAAGTAAAGTAGTAGCGGGTGCGAGCTTCCGTTTCTGGGAACCGTATATTGTCGCTGCCCTACTATACTTGGTTTTAACATATGTTGTAACAAAGGTAGTCGCATTTATAGAGAAGCGATTTAGCAATAGTTATGTCCCTCGTAAAGCAGAAGGGAGAGAAGCAAGATGA
- a CDS encoding basic amino acid ABC transporter substrate-binding protein, whose protein sequence is MKKRFWTLLMIVAAFTLVLAGCGAKEDTSTGDAPADGGAKDKVYKVGTEATFAPFESIDDKGNIVGLDVDILQAIADEMGFKVEWENIGWEPVFQTIKNGETHIGASGITINEERKASFDFTEPYYESQLLIVVKEDSNIKSLADLKDKKISVQINATGHMAAKKLQGDASTNIMAFENQPVAIQEMLNGNVDATIGDNAVIYEYIKANPNAKLKVIEDDAFEKEYYGFMVKKGNTELLKLLNEGLQKIKDNGKLAEITGQDFK, encoded by the coding sequence ATGAAAAAACGTTTTTGGACGTTATTGATGATCGTGGCGGCATTTACGCTTGTGCTAGCGGGCTGCGGTGCTAAAGAAGACACATCTACTGGCGATGCACCGGCTGATGGTGGCGCGAAGGACAAGGTGTATAAGGTAGGAACAGAGGCTACATTTGCACCGTTCGAGTCAATTGACGATAAAGGGAATATTGTGGGATTAGATGTCGATATTTTGCAAGCGATTGCGGATGAAATGGGCTTTAAAGTAGAATGGGAAAACATTGGCTGGGAGCCAGTATTCCAAACAATTAAAAATGGTGAAACACATATCGGTGCTTCTGGTATTACGATCAATGAAGAACGTAAAGCATCATTTGATTTTACAGAACCATATTATGAATCTCAATTATTAATCGTTGTAAAAGAAGATTCTAATATTAAGTCTTTAGCAGATTTAAAAGATAAAAAGATTTCTGTACAAATTAATGCAACGGGTCATATGGCAGCAAAAAAATTACAAGGTGATGCAAGTACAAACATCATGGCATTTGAAAACCAACCTGTTGCTATTCAAGAAATGTTAAACGGTAACGTAGATGCAACAATTGGCGACAATGCAGTTATTTATGAATATATCAAGGCGAATCCAAATGCAAAACTTAAAGTAATTGAAGATGATGCATTTGAAAAAGAATACTATGGCTTTATGGTGAAAAAAGGCAATACGGAGTTATTAAAACTATTAAATGAAGGTCTACAAAAAATTAAAGACAATGGTAAATTAGCAGAAATTACTGGTCAGGACTTTAAGTAA
- the clpP gene encoding ATP-dependent Clp endopeptidase proteolytic subunit ClpP has product MNLIPTVIEQTSRGERAYDIYSRLLKDRIILLGSAIDDNVANSIVAQLLFLEAEDPDKDISLYINSPGGSITAGMAIYDTMQFIKPKVQTICIGMAASMGAFLLAAGEPGKRYALPNAEVMIHQPLGGAQGQATEIEIAAKRILFLREKLNGILSERTGQPLEVISRDTDRDNFMTAERAKEYGLIDHIFVRNER; this is encoded by the coding sequence ATGAATTTAATTCCTACAGTTATTGAACAAACAAGTCGTGGTGAACGTGCTTATGACATTTATTCACGACTACTAAAAGACCGTATTATCCTATTAGGTAGTGCGATTGATGACAACGTTGCAAACTCAATCGTTGCACAGCTTCTATTCTTAGAAGCAGAAGATCCAGATAAAGATATTTCTCTTTATATTAACTCACCAGGTGGTTCGATTACAGCTGGTATGGCAATCTACGATACAATGCAATTCATCAAGCCAAAAGTACAAACAATTTGTATTGGTATGGCTGCATCTATGGGTGCTTTCCTGCTTGCTGCTGGTGAACCTGGTAAACGTTATGCATTACCAAATGCAGAAGTAATGATTCACCAACCACTTGGTGGTGCACAAGGTCAAGCGACTGAAATTGAAATTGCGGCAAAACGCATTTTATTCCTTCGCGAAAAATTAAATGGTATTTTATCTGAACGTACAGGTCAGCCATTAGAAGTCATTTCAAGAGATACTGACCGTGATAACTTCATGACAGCTGAACGTGCGAAAGAATACGGCTTAATCGACCATATTTTTGTACGTAACGAACGCTAA
- a CDS encoding HPr family phosphocarrier protein: MTEKTVQVKLKLGLQARQAALFVQEANRFSADIFLEKDDKKVNAKSIMGVMSLAIAKGTKVVLSSEGSDAEQAVSSLAALIEKED; encoded by the coding sequence ATGACTGAAAAAACAGTCCAGGTAAAATTAAAATTAGGACTTCAAGCTAGACAAGCAGCGTTGTTTGTACAGGAAGCAAATCGTTTCAGCGCTGATATTTTTCTTGAGAAAGACGATAAAAAAGTAAATGCCAAATCCATTATGGGTGTAATGAGCTTAGCCATTGCAAAAGGCACGAAGGTTGTTTTAAGCAGTGAAGGTAGCGATGCAGAGCAAGCGGTTTCATCCTTAGCTGCGCTTATTGAAAAGGAAGACTAA
- the whiA gene encoding DNA-binding protein WhiA, which produces MSFASETKKELTQVEADDYCMKAEVSALIRMNGSLSFANKQLSLDVQTENAAIARRLYTIMKKLYPYNVELLVRKKMRLKKNNVYICRVREGARELLINLAIISDDFQFNHTISKELIKKSGHKRAYLRGAFLAGGSVNNPETSAYHLEIYSLYKEHGEALMDLMNEFELNAKTIERKKGFVTYLKEAEKISDFLNIVGAHQAMMKFEDVRILRDMRNSVNRIVNCETANLNKTIGAALRQVENIRFIENSIGLDQLPEKLREIARLRVEYQDVTLKELGEMVSSGTVSKSGVNHRLRKIDEIADALRRGEKIGG; this is translated from the coding sequence ATGTCATTTGCTTCAGAAACAAAAAAAGAGCTTACACAGGTAGAAGCGGACGATTACTGTATGAAAGCGGAAGTATCCGCGTTAATTCGTATGAATGGTTCGTTATCTTTTGCTAACAAACAACTTAGCTTAGACGTGCAAACCGAAAACGCTGCAATCGCACGAAGGCTTTATACGATAATGAAGAAGTTGTATCCATATAATGTGGAGCTACTTGTACGTAAGAAAATGCGATTGAAAAAAAATAATGTATATATATGTCGTGTACGTGAGGGTGCACGTGAATTGCTCATTAATTTAGCTATTATTTCAGATGATTTTCAATTTAATCATACGATTTCTAAAGAGCTGATTAAAAAGAGTGGTCATAAAAGAGCCTACTTACGTGGAGCGTTTTTAGCAGGTGGCTCGGTAAATAATCCAGAAACGTCTGCCTATCATTTAGAAATTTATTCTTTGTATAAAGAGCATGGTGAGGCATTAATGGATTTAATGAACGAATTTGAATTGAATGCAAAAACCATTGAACGCAAGAAGGGCTTTGTGACATACTTAAAGGAAGCGGAAAAGATTTCCGACTTTTTAAATATTGTCGGAGCCCATCAAGCCATGATGAAATTTGAAGATGTTCGTATATTACGCGATATGCGCAATAGTGTGAATCGGATTGTCAACTGTGAAACAGCAAACTTGAATAAAACGATAGGTGCTGCACTGCGTCAGGTAGAAAATATTCGATTTATCGAAAATTCCATTGGCTTGGATCAGTTGCCAGAAAAACTGCGCGAAATTGCACGCCTACGTGTGGAATACCAAGATGTGACGTTAAAAGAACTTGGTGAAATGGTATCAAGTGGAACGGTTAGTAAATCAGGAGTCAATCATCGATTGCGTAAAATAGACGAAATAGCAGATGCATTAAGAAGAGGTGAAAAGATAGGCGGTTAA
- a CDS encoding YvcK family protein: MGKKHTRLVVIGGGTGLSTLLRGLKHHPFDITAIVTVADDGGSSGRLRDDYDIPPPGDVRNVIAALSDVEPLVEQMFQYRFSVSDDLNGHSLGNLMLTALTDITGDFSHAISEMGKVLKVHGRVIPAANKKITLHAELEDGVIIEGESKIPTASKRINRVFLVPENVQPLPEAIRAIHRADYILIGPGSLYTSIIPNLLVKAIGEAVVKARGRKIYVCNLMTQKGETISYTAGDHVQAIHKHVGNSFIDSILVNDEQLPHPVKELYKEECAEPVTFDVGKLESMGLEVIKRDIATIRPDGTVRHNAANVAKWLVDYAKILPKK; encoded by the coding sequence ATGGGGAAAAAGCATACAAGGCTAGTTGTAATAGGTGGTGGTACTGGCCTTTCCACGTTACTGCGTGGTTTAAAGCATCACCCGTTTGATATCACTGCAATCGTAACAGTTGCGGATGATGGTGGTTCCTCAGGACGTCTACGTGATGACTATGATATTCCCCCACCTGGGGATGTCCGCAATGTCATCGCTGCATTATCAGACGTGGAGCCACTTGTTGAGCAAATGTTTCAATATCGTTTTTCAGTATCAGATGATTTGAACGGTCATTCTTTAGGTAATTTAATGTTAACGGCTTTAACAGATATCACTGGGGATTTTAGCCATGCTATTAGTGAGATGGGAAAAGTGCTAAAAGTACATGGGCGAGTGATTCCAGCTGCTAATAAAAAGATTACTTTACATGCCGAGTTAGAAGATGGCGTAATAATTGAAGGTGAGTCTAAAATCCCGACAGCATCAAAACGCATTAACCGCGTTTTTTTAGTGCCTGAAAATGTGCAACCGCTACCAGAAGCAATACGGGCAATTCATCGGGCAGACTATATTTTAATAGGACCTGGAAGCTTATATACGAGTATTATTCCGAATTTGCTTGTGAAAGCAATTGGGGAGGCTGTTGTAAAAGCAAGGGGCCGCAAAATTTATGTATGTAATTTAATGACTCAAAAAGGTGAGACAATTTCCTATACAGCAGGGGACCATGTGCAAGCAATACACAAGCATGTTGGTAATTCTTTTATCGATTCTATTTTAGTCAATGATGAGCAACTGCCACATCCTGTTAAAGAACTGTATAAAGAAGAATGTGCAGAGCCCGTAACATTTGATGTTGGAAAGCTTGAAAGTATGGGATTAGAAGTTATTAAACGAGATATTGCAACCATTCGACCTGATGGGACAGTTCGCCATAATGCGGCAAATGTTGCAAAATGGCTTGTGGATTATGCAAAAATCTTACCCAAAAAGTAA